One genomic segment of Hordeum vulgare subsp. vulgare chromosome 2H, MorexV3_pseudomolecules_assembly, whole genome shotgun sequence includes these proteins:
- the LOC123425544 gene encoding putative 1-phosphatidylinositol-3-phosphate 5-kinase FAB1C isoform X3 — protein sequence MGVVEFSVLGAVQKFRSLITGSTPAANEEARQASAPPSPATPPRSGGVSPVDSPPPAARSGGRRAIALRRQISSPQPLRCHAVRRADGEDNDGPGKFFTPGNDCLNELSDTDSVSELNRSLTLSPLESPTWMAWQNNGTQTSRRNGRFSLDSLDHGTKLNGTIAENSGESDTNKHQVDFDANIWRPPPPEDEGDDAESRLFGFDEDDDDGVEESSNLLALGCFSTNKLVGVDMVTDIAQTEGVRNAVLGHFRALVAQLLNGEGISVGNDDGCISWLEIASSLSWQAASYVRPNTKKGGSMDPTDYVKIKCIASRDPTDSNLVRGVVCSKNLKHKRMMSEHRNAKLLILGGALEYQKVTNRLASIDTILEQEKEHLRTIVRNIESLQPNVLLVEKSVSSYAQELLAKGISLVLNVKRPLLERISRCTGAQIASSIENISSARLGQCEMFKVQKYLEFPSGKQTNRRSTKTLMFFEGCPRRLGCTVLLRGPCREELKKIKRTVQLAVFAAYHLSLETSFFADEGATLPEGPSRPVTERPDIRGDTDCFAGSAGVDVPHKLKQVQGGDSRMFEEISVSPRSLSLNEEGESFIFEHRESGSPVEHRESGSPVDDYLPHVIGSCEGSKISPYFLDLDPRTSGDRNDQDEFSGKFFPTSDNHQSILVSLSSTCIPKSLVCERPQLFRIKFYGSFDKPLGRYLRQDLFDQAYCCPSCKEPSESHVRCYIHQHGSLTIRVRRLLSQKLPGERDGRIWMWHRCLKCEPKNGVPPATRRVIMSDAAWGLSFGKFLELSFSNHSTANRIASCGHSLQRDCLRFYGYGNMVAFFRYSPVDILSVTLPPSVLCFNCRSPQDWTKTVAVEIYGKMKSLHWEISDFLHRTEKNIPSEDEPVKTGIHRQIIEMKDLLKMERNECEILLLPVIRDSNHHVQASIDILELNRLRRGLILDAYLWDRRLCHIDSLIETNGCVSKNNPATEFLLDIGLKEWKTDLLEADTNIGKPTCLLQSPGSPRKPLLSREVCFSDDEYSMSGKKLQIGLVDHPGDDTEDLDKVFSKFNGEKEWPSTRAAIGMEPVDRLPSLASIFSDNIDLAWTGSSELQYDLPQDFTKVDENGSFNLLDNPSYKNAPVRIHSFDSTVASRQRERTGLAPTSLHLSSFRSAEYFGGLTSITKDPMPNIRRACSQRSPGAIEKLNVILTRSPTHISSASHMVDDGARLLLPQIGNEDVVIAVYDDEPTSIVAYAMTSNEYVQKVTRKLNSTLSFSHLPNATELSHGLEQSLPSQEDNVDSKGTHFKFSFDDETPLPADNAKFSVICYFAKHFAALRDKCCPKDIDYIRSLSRCKRWSAQGGKSNVYFARTLDERFIIKQVTKTELDSFVEFAPQYFKYLMESLTSGSPTCLAKIVGLYQVNVKGLKSGREVKMDLMVMENLFFERKIPRVYDLKGSLRSRYTSGDSKVLLDSNLIEALHTKPIFLGSRAKRRLERAVWNDTSFLASADVMDYSLLVGIDEDKKELVIGIIDYLRQYTWDKQLETWVKASGILGGPKNEAPTIISPMQYKKRFRKAMSKYFLTVPDQWTS from the exons ATGGGAGTGGTGGAGTTCTCGGTGCTGGGGGCGGTTCAGAAGTTTCGATCCCTCATCACCGGCTCCACGCCCGCCGCCAACGAAGAAGCCCGCCAGGCGAGCGCACCACCGTCGCCTGCGACACCGCCGCGCAGCGGGGGCGTATCTCCGGTGGATTCGCCGCCCCCCGCAGCGAGATCCGGAGGCAGGCGTGCCATCGCTCTCCGCCGCCAGATCTCTTCGCCACAGCCTCTCCGCTGCCATGCTGTCAG GCGAGCAGATGGCGAGGATAATGACGGGCctgggaagtttttcaccccagggAATGACTGCTTAAATGAACTCTCAGACACTGACTCTGTTAGCGAGCTCAACCGATCTTTGACCCTAAGCCCCTTGGAGAGCCCGACCTGGATGGCCTGGCAGAATAACGGCACACAAACTTCTAGGAGAAATGGCCGTTTCAGTTtggattctcttgatcatggtacTAAGCTAAACGGTACCATTGCTGAAAATAGTGGGGAAAGCGACACAAATAAACATCAAGTTGATTTTGATGCCAATATTTGGCGTCCACCACCGCCGGAAGATGAGGGTGATGATGCCGAGTCGAGATTATTTGGATtcgacgaggatgatgatgatggggttgaggagtcaagcaatctTCTTGCCCTTGGCTGCTTTAGCACAAACAAACTGGTTGGTGTTGACATGGTCACAGATATAGCCCAAACAGAGGGTGTGAGGAATGCTGTACTAGGCCATTTTCGAGCTCTTGTGGCTCAATTACTGAATGGAGAAGGTATTAGTGTCGGAAACGATGACGGATGCATAAGTTGGCTTGAGATAGCGTCCTCCTTATCCTGGCAAGCTGCTAGTTATGTGAGACCAAATACAAAGAAAGGTGGCAGCATGGATCCTACTGATTATGTCAAAATCAAATGTATAGCATCCAGGGATCCGACTGATAG CAATCTTGTTAGGGGAGTTGTTTGTTCCAAAAACTTAAAACACAAACGCATGATGTCTGAGCATAGGAATGCGAAGTTGCTCATTTTAGGGGGAGCGCTTGAGTACCAAAAGGTCACTAATAGATTAGCATCTATAGACACTATACTTGAACAG GAGAAAGAGCACCTGAGAACGATTGTCAGAAATATAGAGTCTTTGCAACCAAATGTGCTGCTAGTTGAAAAAAGTGTCTCATCGTATGCCCAGGAGCTCTTAGCAAAAGGAATTTCATTAGTTCTAAATGTTAAGAGGCCACTCTTGGAGAGGATATCAAGATGCACAGGAGCACAAATTGCCTCATCAATTGAAAATATTTCTTCAGCTAGGCTAGGCCAGTGTGAAATGTTCAAGGTGCAGAAATATCTGGAATTCCCATCAGGAAAGCAGACAAACAGGAGATCAACTAAAACGCTGATGTTCTTTGAAGGCTGCCCAAGGCGCTTGGGCTGCACA GTTTTACTGAGAGGTCCCTGTCGAGAGGAACTAAAAAAAATTAAGCGTACAGTACAACTTGCAGTCTTTGCCGCCTATCATCTGTCTCTTGAAACATCATTCTTCGCTGATGAAGGCGCAACTCTTCCTGAAGGTCCTTCAAGGCCCGTGACAGAGCGGCCAGATATTCGAGGTGACACAGATTGTTTTGCTGGATCTGCTGGTGTTGACGTGCCTCATAAACTTAAACAAGTACAAGGCGGTGATTCACGGATGTTTGAGGAAATTTCTGTATCACCTAGGTCATTATCTTTGAATGAGGAAGGTGAAAGTTTCATCTTTGAGCATAGGGAATCTGGATCTCCTGTTGAGCACAGGGAATCTGGATCTCCTGTTGATGATTACTTACCCCATGTAATCGGTTCGTGCGAAGGGAGTAAAATATCTCCATATTTCTTGGATCTTGATCCAAGAACTTCAG GAGACCGTAATGACCAGGATGAATTTTCTGGCAAATTCTTTCCTACCAGTGACAACCATCAGAGCATCTTAGTTTCCCTGTCAAGCACTTGCATTCCCAAAAGCTTGGTATGTGAGCGTCCACAGCTCTTCCGCATTAAGTTTTACGGTAGCTTTGATAAGCCACTTGGGAGATACCTCCGGCAAGACTTATTTGATCAG GCATATTGCTGTCCATCATGTAAAGAACCATCAGAATCACATGTAAGGTGCTATATTCATCAGCATGGAAGCTTAACAATTCGTGTTAGGCGGCTTCTGTCTCAGAAGTTGCCAGGAGAGCGTGATGGGAGGATATGGATGTGGCATAGATGCCTCAAGTGCGAACCTAAGAACGGTGTACCACCTGCTACGAGGAGGGTAATTATGTCAGATGCTGCTTGGGGCCTGTCATTTGGGAAATTCCTGGAGCTAAGCTTTTCAAACCATTCTACTGCTAACCGAATTGCAAGCTGTGGGCATTCTCTCCAAAGGGACTGTCTTCGTTTCTACGG ATATGGGAACATGGTGGCCTTCTTCCGATATTCTCCTGTTGATATTCTATCAGTTACCCTCCCCCCCTCCGTATTGTGTTTCAACTGTCGCAGTCCACAAGACTGGACCAAAACGGTGGCAGTTGAG ATATATGGCAAAATGAAATCCTTACACTGGGAGATATCTGATTTTCTCCAtcgcactgaaaagaatattccaAGTGAGGATGAACCGGTCAAGACAGGCATTCATAGGCAGAtaattgagatgaaggatttgcttAAAATGGAAAGAAACGAATGCGAG ATTTTGCTCTTACCAGTTATTAGAGATAGTAATCACCACGTGCAGGCATCAATTGATATTCTGGAGCTCAACCGCTTGAGACGTGGTCTTATTCTTGATGCTTACCTTTGGGATCGGAGGCTATGTCACATAGATTCACTTATTGAAACAAATGGTTGTGTTTCAAAGAATAATCCTGCTACCGAATTTCTCTTGGACATTGGACTGAAGGAGTGGAAAACAGATTTGCTTGAGGCGGACACAAATATTGGAAAACCCACTTGTTTGTTGCAGTCACCTGGAAGTCCAAGAAAACCTTTGTTATCCAGAGAGGTCTGCTTCAGTGATGACGAGTACAGTATGTCTGGGAAAAAATTGCAGATTGGTCTAGTTGATCATCCTGGTGATGATACAGAAGATCTTGACAAGGTCTTCAGCAAATTCAATGGAGAGAAAGAATGGCCATCCACTAGAGCTGCCATTGGTATGGAACCTGTTGATAGGTTACCCTCACTCGCATCTATTTTTTCTGATAACATTGATTTAGCTTGGACTGGATCCAGTGAGTTACAGTATGATCTTCCACAAGATTTCACCAAAGTTGATGAAAATGGATCCTTTAATTTGTTGGATAACCCAAGTTACAAGAATGCCCCTGTTAGAATTCACTCATTTGATTCTACAGTAGCATCCCGTCAGCGAGAACGCACTGGATTAGCTCCTACTTCATTGCATCTATCGTCATTCAGATCTGCTGAGTACTTCGGGGGTTTAACAAGCATCACAAAAGATCCAATGCCAAATATAAGGAGGGCTTGTTCTCAAAGGTCACCTGGGGCCatagagaaattaaatgttattctaaCTCGTTCACCCACACATATCTCATCTGCTTCACATATGGTTGATGATGGGGCACGGCTGCTGCTGCCCCAGATTGGCAATGAAGATGTCGTTATTGCGGTCTATGATGATGAACCCACCAGTATTGTTGCATACGCCATGACTTCAAATGAATATGTGCAGAAAGTCACACGAAAACTAAATTCAACTTTGAGTTTTTCACATCTTCCAAATGCTACTGAGTTAAGCCATGGACTTGAGCAGTCATTGCCCTCACAAGAAGACAATGTGGATTCTAAGGGAACTCATTTTAAGTTTTCTTTCGACGACGAAACCCCTCTTCCTGCAGATAATGCAAAGTTCTCTGTGATTTGCTATTTTGCAAAGCATTTTGCTGCCCTTAGAGATAAATGCTGTCCAAAAGATATTGATTACATCCGTTCACTAAGTCGCTGCAAGAGATGGTCTGCGCAAGGTGGAAAAAGCAATGTTTACTTTGCAAGGACACTGGATGAGAGGTTCATAATCAAACAAGTCACCAAGACAGAGCTGGACTCTTTTGTGGAATTCGCTCCTCAGTACTTCAAGTATTTGATGGAATCCTTGACGTCTGGTAGCCCAACTTGCCTGGCAAAAATAGTAGGATTATATCAG GTTAATGTCAAGGGCTTGAAAAGTGGGAGGGAAGTGAAGATGGATCTAATGGTGATGGAGAATCTTTTCTTTGAAAGAAAGATACCTAGGGTGTATGATCTGAAGGGTTCATTACGCTCTCGTTACACATCCGGTGATAGTAAAGTCTTGTTAGATTCAAACCTCATAGAGGCATTGCATACAAAGCCTATATTTTTAGGGAGCCGGGCAAAGCGAAGATTGGAGAGAGCTGTCTGGAATGATACTTCGTTTCTTGCG TCAGCGGATGTCATGGATTACTCACTTCTTGTTGGAATCGACGAGGACAAGAAAGAACTCGTCATCGGCATCATCGATTACTTGCGCCAATACACCTGGGACAAA